The Ziziphus jujuba cultivar Dongzao chromosome 12, ASM3175591v1 sequence TATTTCAGTTTGCTGAAGCCTAGGGAAAACTTCACCATCTTCAGCTTCAATTGAAGACCATTCTTCCCATGCTAACATCTCACTGAAACTTAAGAATTCCAGTGATGCAAATGGCTTTCTCATGGAATTAGATGCACTAAACCCGTAAAACTCAGCACCCTCACTCAGCACTCCACATAAGTCCGTAAATATagagagttttgagggagggTAGCTGTCCGACTAGTGGTAAACAGTTGCAGAACTTACAATTGTCAAgtcttataattaatattttgcagAATGAAGGATCCCCTAACCAATTTGGGCATGTTCTACCTCCATATGCATAAATGGAAAGAATTTTCAAGTTTGTGCAAGGCAACAGCTCTTTAAGTATTTCTCTGTCATGTTTTGAATCATTAGTATGACCTTTCCAAGACAAACACAATGCTTCAAGACAATTCTTGTCCACCAATTCGGTTTCCGATGCATCCTTAACACTTGCAACCTTCTGTAAATTCTCAAGTGAAAGTTCTCCATGGAAATCTGAAAGCTCTCTCAATTCTAGTATTTTGGTCCCGTTATCTTTTCCCACAATGGAAGTGCTCAATGTTTGGAGATTTGTCAGTTTATTTATTTGACTCagcatctccatatccttgTCACTTTCACTGATATCAAAATGTCGCAAGTTAATGAGATGATgcatatttttagaaaactcaATGAGGTAACTACACCtagaaaaatttaatacttaaaagattgtataacatacaGGTTCTGGCAAACTTTCGATTGAAGTTCTAGAGAGGTCAGGGAAGGGAAGAAACTTTAGTTCACCAATCAATTCAGACATGTGCTTCAAATTTTCACAACAAAGCAATGATAATGCTCTGAAATACCTCAACTTCAATGTAATATTATTCACTAATTCATTAGTTAAGgttcaaaatgaatattcaGATAATGGTAAAAAGGTATGCAAGCAAGCTGCTTCAGAAATAGAATTAAACCTCTTCAAGGTAATAGACATTGAAACATAGATGGCGCACCTTCATCATGTCTTCCTTGGAGTTGGCCTCTTCAAATGTAAAACAATATTCCCTGAATACATATTTGGCCAACTCATAAACAAGATTATGCATGACGAAGCAAGATTCTTGTGCACTACTTgatctttggaaaaaaaaatctagacaCCAACTCATTAAAACATTCatctcctatatcttccattcTCTTATTTCTCCTTGCTCGTTGCAAAAGATTTTCCTTCATCCATGATAAGACCATTTGCTGCCTTTGAAATGTGTAGTCCTTGGGGAATATTGAACAGAAAGCAAAGCACCGCTTTAGGTGTGAAGGAAGACAATGGTAACTTAACCTCAAAGCTGGTAGAATATAGCTCTCATTATCTGAGAAATTCCGAATCTCATTCACTGATATTCTTTTCCATTTTGCAACGTCTAGTCTATAGCACAAGATGCCTCCAAGTGTTTTTACAGCTAAGGGCAAGCCCTTGCACTTTTCAGAAACTCTTCTACCAATTGTTACCAAGTCTGGATATGCATTTAAATCTTCGTTGTCAAATGCATGCTTGGCAAACAGTTGCCAACAATCTTCATCTCTTAAGTGCTCAAGATAATAGATGGGAGCAGTGTGCATGATATGTGCGACAGTTTCATTGCGTGTTGTCACAGGAATCTTGCTTCATTGAGCCCCATATTTAAAAGTCTACTCATGTTCTCCCAATTGACATAATTTTCATTCCACATATTGTCTAGAACAATCAAGAATTCCCTTTCCATCAACCTCTCTTTCAACGTAGTTTGAAGTCAATCTAAGTATTATCATAAAAATGATAGAGGGACTTAGTCAtgcacaaaggattctttttgttatcttacaaatatcaaacttaacagaaaaataaatccaCGATTTGAGCTTAAATTGCTTGTCAACTTTGTGATCATTGTACACTGATTCAGCAAGGGTGGTTTTGCAAACACCACCCATACCTATTATTGGAATTACGGACACCTTATTGCTACATCATCCGTTCTTCAAGAAATTTCAACCTTCCAAGAACCAGCTCCAGCTTGTTCTTCACATCTCGTTCATTATTCAAATTGAAAGAAGTGGAAAGGAAGTTAAATAACttacttgattttgttttttatccaACTTCGATCTTGGATTGCAAAGCATGAGTTGTAGTTTCGTCCAAGAGATCATCTGCATCATAGGAAGCATCTATAAGCTCGTCCAGCCACTGCTCGACATTTGGATTTGTGATTTGCTTCTCCTCTGCATCATCAAGCACGGCATCAACAGCCGATAGAAGAGTCTTCAAATTGTTGATGAGCTTGTCACCGAGTTTCATTCCACGCAGGCAATCCACCACATCACCACAAGCCAGTCTATCAAACAGAACATCAAAGATAGCAGAAAGAAGAGCTTCACCTACCAATTCGGCAGCCATGTTTGTCCTCAGAATGAATATGCACAGCAGTGAGAGATTGAAAACAGAAAGCAAATGGCAATGCAAAGAGAAAACCACTAGCATTTGATTTGCTATTACAACTCAACGGATTGATTTGGTTTTTTTACTTAGTTTTTGTGTCTTACTTATCATACCACAAATGGGTAGTTGGACTTTGTAATTCAATGGTTTGGATGGTCATCGTGGTGTACCTCAACTATTTGAAACACAACTATTAGGAGGAAAATTTCAACTTGTATTAGTTTATCGATACAAAACAAAGTTTATCGATGCAAAAACAAAGTGTTTAATTTGTGTTTTGTGTTTGACATTCTACAACCATGATATATAGAGAACATGGAACGCACTAGCAAGTTACAAAACCGGGATTCACCTAAGAATATCAGAcacagaaaaaaaatgaaaccttACCATTCTAAGGGCTATTGGATTTAGTGGATGGACTTCAACTATCTGGGTCTTTACCATCAAAGGGGTTGATAGAAGTTGAGGTCACTGTTAGTGTAGAAGTGGCTGAGAAGTTGGATGAAAATTAGAGATCCTCAACTCTCTCTTTCAAGGCCTTCCAGCTTCCTTCACAGTGACAGTAACAGAATCCAACACCATTCCAACTTGAAATGACAAAAATACCTGCGGCTTCAGACCTGGCAGGTATCGGGTGGGGTTCATATTTGTCATTAACTTCTAGAAAAATATTAAGTATAGGactattttttctctctttttttttaatagaaattaaaaaagaagagtaCATGAATCTTATAAATGGTCTAACATttgtttaaaaagataaataaataaatttttttaacaagtaAAGCTTGAAACTCAGGATCCTTTTGGTTCAAAAATGATCCTTTCAAATTTCCTTTAAAAGAAGAGAATCCAACAGAATACAAGCCCAAAGTAAATGATGGGCTTGGAGAATTCTTGATCcaattcattttcctttttttcttttttttctttttttttttttttaatgtgaccAGGTGATGAGATTCAGCCTCATGGTCTTTGTAATTCTCTCTATTTAGACACCTAAATATCTAGACGTTAATGAATACGTATACCTTCAAGTTTTTGGCATTTTTCAAAACATattcttaacaaaaaaataaaaaagaaataaaatacataagtaaaagaagttaaaaaaatatcatatacacTGCTTTTACAATTCTTGTAGAAGCTTACATACcaatacaaaaatttcaatatatgtatgttGATTTGCTATACTGGGCACTTTTGCAGATTGATTTGCTATAATGGACATTTGTTTTCCATCGTAATGTGAATGTCTAACATTAAATAATATGTTGTAAGATATAGATTTAAAGTAATATATTAGATATCCGTATTACGATGGAAACGGATATCcattatagcaaaattatatgtatttttatatatttattatatagagAAAAAGGACAAGAAATTGGAAATTATGGTCTAGGaaactggaaatttcttttccaATAATGTCCTGTAATTTGGACCTGAAGAAGtttctcattaatttttcttatattggAGAAAAGGTCAGGTCAATTTCTCAACATTTCCTTGCTCAGAAAGGAAACAATTTTCAAAGTCAAGTAGTCTATGCAGACCAGTTTTTATATAACTAGTGTTCTAAAGTCTAAACACTAGTTATATAAAAACCTCCAAATGAGGATTCATTTTCAGAAAGAGAAAGCAGAACGTAGCATAGTTTCTGCAACTCCTTTCTCACACAAACAATTACAAAGAAAGACTTTTTCTTCAAAGCCTTTTTTTCAATCTACTTTGTCAAAATTCTGTCAGCATCCATACAaatggccaataaaaatgtaattcttTCCACAGCAGCTTCTCTTGTTGCTTCAGCAATGCTTATCCAGAGCATTGTAAGAGATTTCTTACCCCACCAACTCTGCAACTTTCTCTTCTCCTTTGCTCGAATCCTTTCTCATCGTTTCTCTTCGCAACTTACTGTTGTTGTAGAGGAATTTCAAGGCTATTCCATGAACCAAGTTTTTGAGGCAGCAGAAATCTACTTGGGCTCTAAACAAAACTCATCGGTAAGAAGAGTTAAAGTGGGAAAGAGTGAGAAGGAAGCGAATTTAGCAGTTAACATAGATAGAAATGAAGAGGCTGTTGATGTTTTTGAGAATGTGGAATTCAAGTGGATATTCGTCACCACACAAGTTGAAGCATCAATGAATGTAAACCATCGCAGAATGGTGGATCTCAACTCCTCTCTGAGATCAGAAGTGAGACACTTTGAGCTGAGTTTTCACAGGAAGCAAAAAGACAAGGCTTTTGGATCACACTTtccatacatattagaaaaagcAATGGCCAttagagaagagagaaaagttGTGAATCTCTACAGTGCTAATGGAGAAAATTGGTGCTTTCAACATGTCCTTCTCAATCACCCCATGAACTTCAAGACCCTTGCTATTGATTCCAAGCTCAAGAAGGAATTGCTTGAGGATTTGGACAACTTCATGAACGGGAAGGAATACTACAAGAGGATTGGGAAAGCTTGGAAAAGAGGCTACTTTTTATATGGTCCACCAGGAACTGGAAAAACAAGCTTGATAGCGGCCATGTCAAATCACCTTAAGTTTGACATCTACAACTTGGATTTAACAGATATTCAAAATGATTCCCATCTCAGATTCTTTCTTCTTAGGATGTCTAGCCAAGCAATAATTGTGGTAGAGGACATAGATTGCTCTATCAAGTTACAAAACCGGGATTCACCAGAGGATCAAAAGCAAACACAAGGAGATAATAATGGTAAGGTAACACTATCAGGACTGTTGAATTTTGTTGATGGACTTTATTCATACTGTGGAGAAGGAAGAATCATGATACTGACGACCAACTACAAAGAAAAACTTGACCCAGCTTTGCTGAGACCTGGTAGAATGGACATGCATATTTGCTTGTCATACTGCAATGCTTCTGTTTTTGACCAGCTTGCATTTAACTATCTGGGGCTTCACCAGCATCATCTGTTTGATGAGATCAAACGGTTGATAGAAGAGATCGAGGTCACTCCAGCAGAATTGGGTGGGGAGTTGATGAAAAGCAGAGATCCTCAAGTCTCTCTTCAAGGTCTCCTCAGTTTCTTGcacaataaaaaaatccaacagCATTCAAGCTCTAACTGAATAAACTGTACCAAAAAAAAGGTTTTGAGGAATTTTTTAGTCCATAGCCCTTGTTTAAGCTCATGGTTTATGCAATTATTTGCTGCTAACTGgatattaaatctaaaaaagAAACGGACAATAGTAAGACTGAAGTTAAATCTTTTgctatttcttttcctttccaaaaagaatgaaattaaTCGAGTTGTATAATGGTTTGTTGAGTGATCCTTTTGCTActgtcatttaatttatttttgatgttTAGTTTGTGAAACTATCTTTCTGGTTTATCATCATATTTTTTACTTAAACTATGTTGTATTAGTTAGCCAAGGTATGACTTTGCTTGTGGCAATAAGGTTAATCCAGTTTAGGTAGAAATTAGGTGAACCATCTGTTTTACTCTCTTTCTTTGTGGTTACTCTTTGAATACTAACAATGGTCAATTTAGATTTGTCAGAGTCGTTCCTTGAAGGtgaagaaaacaaatttcaGAGTGAATAATCCTAGACCACCACTTTGtcatcattaatatatatatatatataaaaatttacatgCTATGGGGTTTACTATTAACAATAAGCCGAAGAGAAAgtgattaatttatatattttgaggtTTACTATTTACCATCAAATTGTCTGCAAACAGAGAATCTCCAATCAGTTAAATTAAACTACCAATATATTGCTATTACGTTTTGaggagcaaaaaaaaaaaagtttttagttattgccaaaagtaaTATATCTTCTAAATCAAATGAGAAGTCACAAAGATTTAGGCTGAGTCATTTACCATAAATATTTACCTAATGAAATGACATATAATCCacattattggatttttttcatcaaattctTTGTTCTAAACTGATAGAATATAAGTTTAGAAGACAAAATACGTGATCAAATGGATTTGAATCCAAATGTTGTTTTTTGACAAAGAATAATGTGAAAggttatgcattttttttggaATACTATATCTTAATCTTTTACAtacctctatatatatacacatggtaAGGCAGAATTTCACAACTTTGTGATTAAAagctcttattttttatttttaaaaatacataaattcatTCAAAATGCCGCCACTGAAGCAAATTCCAGATTCAGAAACCCTTCTGTCCACAGCAGCTTTCTTATGCTGCTTTGACAATGTTTATCCGGAGCATTATATGGGATTTCTTTCCCTTAGAACTCCGGACTTTCCTCATTTCATATCTAGAAAAACTTTTTCACAATTTCTCTACCCAATTCACCATTGTTGTTGAAGAATTCGAGACTAAGTGTTTGAATCAGCTGAAATCTACTTGGGTTCCATGTCAAACCCCAAATTTGAAAGAGTTAAAGTGGGAAAGAGCAAAAAGGAAACGAACTTATCAGTTAACATAGATAAGAATCAAGaggttgtttatgtttttcgAAGTGTAGAATTCAAGTGGAAATTGGTTGTTGCAAGACTTGAATCATCATCAAGTAGATATCATCAAAACATGGGAGATCTTAACTTGTCGCTATGATCGCAGCTGAGATCCTTTGAGTTTAGTTTTCACAAGAACAACAAAGACAAGGTGCTTAAATCATACTATCCATATATATTAGAAAGAGCAATGGCCAttagagaagagagaaaaacagTGAATCTCTACAGTTCTAATCCAGGATATTGGCACTATGATGAAGTCCATCTCAACCACCCAATGAACTTTAACACCGTTGCAATAGGTTCTAAGCTCAAGAAGGAGCTGCTGGAGGATTGGACAACTTCATGAATAGGCTcagatttgtttaaaaaaaaaaaccattaaaatgttatcaaggaaaaattaaaacttatgaTCCTATTTACTTAAAAGAATGAATCCTTCCTAATTTCCT is a genomic window containing:
- the LOC107428227 gene encoding protein HYPER-SENSITIVITY-RELATED 4, whose translation is MANKNVILSTAASLVASAMLIQSIVRDFLPHQLCNFLFSFARILSHRFSSQLTVVVEEFQGYSMNQVFEAAEIYLGSKQNSSVRRVKVGKSEKEANLAVNIDRNEEAVDVFENVEFKWIFVTTQVEASMNVNHRRMVDLNSSLRSEVRHFELSFHRKQKDKAFGSHFPYILEKAMAIREERKVVNLYSANGENWCFQHVLLNHPMNFKTLAIDSKLKKELLEDLDNFMNGKEYYKRIGKAWKRGYFLYGPPGTGKTSLIAAMSNHLKFDIYNLDLTDIQNDSHLRFFLLRMSSQAIIVVEDIDCSIKLQNRDSPEDQKQTQGDNNGKVTLSGLLNFVDGLYSYCGEGRIMILTTNYKEKLDPALLRPGRMDMHICLSYCNASVFDQLAFNYLGLHQHHLFDEIKRLIEEIEVTPAELGGELMKSRDPQVSLQGLLSFLHNKKIQQHSSSN
- the LOC125418635 gene encoding putative disease resistance RPP13-like protein 1; its protein translation is MHTAPIYYLEHLRDEDCWQLFAKHAFDNEDLNAYPDLVTIGRRVSEKCKGLPLAVKTLGGILCYRLDVAKWKRISVNEIRNFSDNESYILPALRLSYHCLPSHLKRCFAFCSIFPKDYTFQRQQMVLSWMKENLLQRARRNKRMEDIGDECFNEEYCFTFEEANSKEDMMKVRHLCFNVYYLEELRYFRALSLLCCENLKHMSELIGELKCSYLIEFSKNMHHLINLRHFDISESDKDMEMLSQINKLTNLQTLSTSIVGKDNGTKILELRELSDFHGELSLENLQKVASVKDASETELVDKNCLEALCLSWKGHTNDSKHDREILKELLPCTNLKILSIYAYGGRTCPNCYPPSKLSIFTDLCGVLSEGAEFYGFSASNSMRKPFASLEFLSFSEMLAWEEWSSIEAEDGEVFPRLQQTEIYNCGRLNTADLPHTLPCSAKLIIDGSEVLVSSLPRTSAIQDLELDKCEEPQLQQPNQQ